In the Molothrus aeneus isolate 106 chromosome 28, BPBGC_Maene_1.0, whole genome shotgun sequence genome, one interval contains:
- the HDAC5 gene encoding histone deacetylase 5 isoform X5 produces MDPQSDTACPAGPEGPEGPGPEAGVDAGLAAAREQQLQRELVALKQQQQLQKQLLFAEFQKQHEHLTRQHQVQLQKHLKQQQEALAARRQQELEQQRQRERQELEQQRLEQLQSLRPKERGRDSAIASTEVKLKLQEFLLSKTKEPGPGPPNHSLPQHPKCWAHHTSLDQSSPPQTGSPGTPPSYKLPLLGTYDGRDDFPLRKTASEPNLKVRSRLKQKVAERRSSPLLRRRDGSVLSAFRKRHVEITVSSVCSSAPGSGPSSPNSSHGAHNGLAASVPNIHSEQLLPQPRALALDGAQLSLYTSPSLPNLSLGLQATVTVTSAHLPVSPKLSPQAEGERPGVPPGVSPLRPGAALTGKFLSTSSIPGCLLGVALDGGDAPAGSPSLLQHVLLLEQARQQSTLIAVPLHGQSPLVAAERAGAPRGGGSKLPRHRPLSRTQSSPLPQSPQALPHGPLQQHFLDKQQLQLAKLLPKGAELARQPPTHPEETEEELTEQQSPPPGERGPPGPSLGPPIALVSPEAGDPPEQPQDPEGCQEPGDSGDEAEAPGDPDVTELGVTYKQVYPEAPLQLFPAPPLGVLALPHAALARTQSSPASVKPPQPEGPPKHLFTTGVVYDTFMLKHQCTCGNTTIHPEHAGRIQSIWSRLQETGLLGKCERIRGRKATLEEIQTVHSEHHALLYGTSPLNRQKLDSKKLLGPITPKTYAVLPCGGIGVDSDTVWNELHSSSAVRTAVGCLLELAFKVAAGEVKNGFAVIRPPGHHAEESTAMGFCFFNSVAISAKLLQQRLSVGRILIVDWDIHHGNGTQQAFYSDPHVLYISLHRYDDGNFFPGSGAPEEVGSGLGVGYNINIAWTGGVDPPIGDVEYLTAFRTVVMPIAKEFSPDLVLVSAGFDAVEGHLSPLGGYSVTAKCFGHLTKQLMMLAGGRVVLALEGGHDLTAICDASEACVTALLGLELEPLDPALLQQKPNVNAVATLEKVIEIQSRHWGSVRRFAAAVGRSLLEAQRGDTEEAETVTAMALLSVGAEHGRTEPQARPAEEPMEAEPTL; encoded by the exons ATGGACCCCCAGAGCGACACAG CGTGTCCGGCAGGGCCGGAGGGGCCGGAGGGGCCGGGGCCCGAGGCGGGGGTGGACGCGGGGCTGGCGGCGGCgcgggagcagcagctgcagcggGAGCTGGTGgccctgaagcagcagcagcagctccagaagcagctgctctTCGCCGAGTTCCAGAAGCAGCACGAGCACCTCACCCGCCAGCACCAGGTCCAGCTCCAGAAGCACCTCAAG cagcagcaggaggccctggcagcccggcggcagcaggagctggagcagcagcggcagcgggagcggcaggagctggagcagcagcgcctggagcagctccagagcctgcGCCCCAAGGAGCGGGGCCGTGACA gtgCCATCGCCAGCACGGAGGTGAAGCTGAAgctccaggaattcctgctcAGCAAGACGAAGGAGCCGGGCCCTGGCCCCCCCAACCATTccctcccccagcaccccaaatgTTG GGCTCACCACACCTCGTTGGACCAGAGTTCCCCCCCCCAGACCGGCAGCCCGGGGACCCCCCCGTCCTACAAGCTCCCCCTCCTCGGCACCTACGACGGCCGGGACGATTTCCCGCTCCGCAAAACCG CGTCCGAGCCCAACCTGAAGGTGCGCTCGCGGCTGAAGCAGAAGGTGGCGGAGCGGAGGAGCAGCCCCCTCCTGCGGCGCCGCGACGGCTCCGTGCTCAGCGCTTTCCGCAAGCGCCACGTGGAGATCACCG TGTCATCGGTCTGCAGCAGCGCCCCCGGGTCGGGGCCCAGCTCCCCCAACAGCTCCCACGGTGCCCACAATGGCCTGGCCGCCTCTGTCCCCAACATCCACAGCGAG cagctcctgccccagccccgcgcCCTGGCCCTGGACGgggcccagctcagcctctaCACGTCCCCATCGCTGCCCaacctgtccctggggctgcaggccaCTGTCACCGTCACCAGTGCCCACCTCCCC GTGTCCCCCAAGCTGTCGCCGCAGGCGGAGGGCGAGCGGCCGGGGGTGcccccgggggtgtccccgctgcgccccggggccgccctCACCGGGAAGTTCCTGAGCACCTCCTCGATCCCGGGCTGCCTGCTGGGGGTGGCCCTGGATGGGGGGGACGCCCCGGCCGGGTCCccgtccctgctgcagcacgtgctgctgctggagcaggcgCGGCAGCAGAGCACCCTCATTGCTG tgCCCCTGCACGGGCAGTCCCCGCTGGTGGCGGCGGAGCGGGCCGGGGCTCCCCGCGGCGGGGGCAGCAAGCTGCCGCGGCACCGGCCCCTGAGCCGCACGCAGTCCTCGCCGCTGCCGCAGAGCCCCCAGGCGCTGCCCCACGggcccctccagcagcacttcctggacaagcagcagctccagctggccAAG ctgctccccaagGGGGCGGAGCTGGCCCGGCAGCCCCCCACCCACCCCGAGGAGACGGAGGAGGAGCTGACGGAGCAGCAGTCGCCCCCCCCGGGGGAGAGGGGCCCCCCAGGCCCCTCCCTCGGCCCCCCCATcgccctggtgtccccagaggCTGGGGACCCcccggagcagccccaggaccccgagggctgccaggagccaggggacagcggggatgAGGCCGAGGCCCCTGGGGACCCCGACGTCACAGAGCTGGGGGTCACCTACAAGCAG gtgtACCCCGAGGCGCCGCTGCAGCTCTTCCCCGCGCCCCCCCTGGGggtcctggctctgccccacGCCGCCCTCGCCCGCACGCAATCGTCCCCGGCCAGCGTCAAACCCCCCCAGCCCGAGGGGCCCCCCAAGCACCTCTTCACCACAG GTGTGGTGTACGACACGTTCATGCTGAAGCACCAGTGCACCTGTGGGAACACCACCATCCACCCCGAGCACGCCGGCCGCATCCAGAGCATCTGGTCCCGGCTGCAGGAGACGGGGCTGCTGGGCAAGTGTGAG cGGATCCGGGGCAGGAAGGCGACGCTGGAGGAGATCCAGACGGTGCACTCGGAGCACCACGCGCTGCTCTACGGCACCAGCCCCCTGAACCGCCAGAAACTGGACAGCAAAAAGCTgctgg GTCCCATCACTCCGAAGACGTACGCGGTGCTGCCGTGCGGGGGCATCGGG GTGGACAGTGACACGGTGTGGAACGAGCTGCACTCGTCCAGCGCGGTGCGCACGGCCGTGGGCTGCCTGCTCGAGCTGGCCTTCAAGGTGGCCGCAGGGGAGGTCAAG AATGGCTTCGCCGTCATCCGCCCCCCAGGCCACCACGCCGAGGAGTCCACGGCCAT gggCTTTTGCTTCTTCAACTCCGTGGCCATCTCGGccaagctgctgcagcagcgGCTCAGCGTGGGCAGGATCCTCATCGTGGACTGG GACATCCACCACGGCAACGGGACCCAGCAGGCCTTCTACAGCGACCCGCACGTGCTCTACATCTCCCTGCACCGCTACGACGACGGCAACTTCTTCCCGGGCAGCGGGGCCCCCGAGGAG gtgggcagcgGGCTGGGCGTGGGCTACAACATCAACATCGCCTGGACCGGCGGCGTGGACCCCCCGATCGGGGACGTGGAGTACCTGACAGCCTTCAG GACGGTGGTGATGCCCATTGCCAAGGAGTTCTCCCCGGACCTGGTGCTGGTCTCCGCCGGCTTCGACGCCGTCGAGGGCCACCTGTCCCCTCTCGGTGGCTACTCCGTCACCGCCAAGT gttTCGGGCACCTGACCAAGCAGCTGATGATGCTGGCCGGGGGCCGGGTGGTGCTGGCGCTGGAGGGGGGACACGACCTGACGGCCATCTGCGACGCCTCCGAGGCCTGTGTCACCGCCCTGCTCGGCCTCGAG CTGGAGCCCCTGGACccggccctgctgcagcagaagccCAACGTGAACGCAGTGGCCACGCTGGAGAAGGTCATCGAGATCCAGA gccggCACTGGGGCTCTGTCCGGCGCTTTGCCGCCGCCGTGGGCCGGTCCCTGCTGGAGGCGCAGCGTGGGGACACCGAGGAGGCCGAGACGGTGACAGCCATGGCCCTGCTGTCCGTGGGGGCTGAGCACGGCAGGACGGAGCCACAGGCCAG gccAGCAGAGGAGCCCATGGAGGCTGAGCCCACGCTCTGA
- the HDAC5 gene encoding histone deacetylase 5 isoform X1, with protein MDPQSDTEGGSGREPPLELLPRVPLHAALPAPACPAGPEGPEGPGPEAGVDAGLAAAREQQLQRELVALKQQQQLQKQLLFAEFQKQHEHLTRQHQVQLQKHLKQQQEALAARRQQELEQQRQRERQELEQQRLEQLQSLRPKERGRDSAIASTEVKLKLQEFLLSKTKEPGPGPPNHSLPQHPKCWAHHTSLDQSSPPQTGSPGTPPSYKLPLLGTYDGRDDFPLRKTASEPNLKVRSRLKQKVAERRSSPLLRRRDGSVLSAFRKRHVEITVSSVCSSAPGSGPSSPNSSHGAHNGLAASVPNIHSEQLLPQPRALALDGAQLSLYTSPSLPNLSLGLQATVTVTSAHLPVSPKLSPQAEGERPGVPPGVSPLRPGAALTGKFLSTSSIPGCLLGVALDGGDAPAGSPSLLQHVLLLEQARQQSTLIAVPLHGQSPLVAAERAGAPRGGGSKLPRHRPLSRTQSSPLPQSPQALPHGPLQQHFLDKQQLQLAKLLPKGAELARQPPTHPEETEEELTEQQSPPPGERGPPGPSLGPPIALVSPEAGDPPEQPQDPEGCQEPGDSGDEAEAPGDPDVTELGVTYKQVYPEAPLQLFPAPPLGVLALPHAALARTQSSPASVKPPQPEGPPKHLFTTGVVYDTFMLKHQCTCGNTTIHPEHAGRIQSIWSRLQETGLLGKCERIRGRKATLEEIQTVHSEHHALLYGTSPLNRQKLDSKKLLGPITPKTYAVLPCGGIGVDSDTVWNELHSSSAVRTAVGCLLELAFKVAAGEVKNGFAVIRPPGHHAEESTAMGFCFFNSVAISAKLLQQRLSVGRILIVDWDIHHGNGTQQAFYSDPHVLYISLHRYDDGNFFPGSGAPEEVGSGLGVGYNINIAWTGGVDPPIGDVEYLTAFRTVVMPIAKEFSPDLVLVSAGFDAVEGHLSPLGGYSVTAKCFGHLTKQLMMLAGGRVVLALEGGHDLTAICDASEACVTALLGLELEPLDPALLQQKPNVNAVATLEKVIEIQSRHWGSVRRFAAAVGRSLLEAQRGDTEEAETVTAMALLSVGAEHGRTEPQARPAEEPMEAEPTL; from the exons ATGGACCCCCAGAGCGACACAG AGGGGGGCTCCGGCCGTGAGCCCccgctggagctgctgccccgtgtccccctgcaCGCTGCCTTGCCCGCCCCAG CGTGTCCGGCAGGGCCGGAGGGGCCGGAGGGGCCGGGGCCCGAGGCGGGGGTGGACGCGGGGCTGGCGGCGGCgcgggagcagcagctgcagcggGAGCTGGTGgccctgaagcagcagcagcagctccagaagcagctgctctTCGCCGAGTTCCAGAAGCAGCACGAGCACCTCACCCGCCAGCACCAGGTCCAGCTCCAGAAGCACCTCAAG cagcagcaggaggccctggcagcccggcggcagcaggagctggagcagcagcggcagcgggagcggcaggagctggagcagcagcgcctggagcagctccagagcctgcGCCCCAAGGAGCGGGGCCGTGACA gtgCCATCGCCAGCACGGAGGTGAAGCTGAAgctccaggaattcctgctcAGCAAGACGAAGGAGCCGGGCCCTGGCCCCCCCAACCATTccctcccccagcaccccaaatgTTG GGCTCACCACACCTCGTTGGACCAGAGTTCCCCCCCCCAGACCGGCAGCCCGGGGACCCCCCCGTCCTACAAGCTCCCCCTCCTCGGCACCTACGACGGCCGGGACGATTTCCCGCTCCGCAAAACCG CGTCCGAGCCCAACCTGAAGGTGCGCTCGCGGCTGAAGCAGAAGGTGGCGGAGCGGAGGAGCAGCCCCCTCCTGCGGCGCCGCGACGGCTCCGTGCTCAGCGCTTTCCGCAAGCGCCACGTGGAGATCACCG TGTCATCGGTCTGCAGCAGCGCCCCCGGGTCGGGGCCCAGCTCCCCCAACAGCTCCCACGGTGCCCACAATGGCCTGGCCGCCTCTGTCCCCAACATCCACAGCGAG cagctcctgccccagccccgcgcCCTGGCCCTGGACGgggcccagctcagcctctaCACGTCCCCATCGCTGCCCaacctgtccctggggctgcaggccaCTGTCACCGTCACCAGTGCCCACCTCCCC GTGTCCCCCAAGCTGTCGCCGCAGGCGGAGGGCGAGCGGCCGGGGGTGcccccgggggtgtccccgctgcgccccggggccgccctCACCGGGAAGTTCCTGAGCACCTCCTCGATCCCGGGCTGCCTGCTGGGGGTGGCCCTGGATGGGGGGGACGCCCCGGCCGGGTCCccgtccctgctgcagcacgtgctgctgctggagcaggcgCGGCAGCAGAGCACCCTCATTGCTG tgCCCCTGCACGGGCAGTCCCCGCTGGTGGCGGCGGAGCGGGCCGGGGCTCCCCGCGGCGGGGGCAGCAAGCTGCCGCGGCACCGGCCCCTGAGCCGCACGCAGTCCTCGCCGCTGCCGCAGAGCCCCCAGGCGCTGCCCCACGggcccctccagcagcacttcctggacaagcagcagctccagctggccAAG ctgctccccaagGGGGCGGAGCTGGCCCGGCAGCCCCCCACCCACCCCGAGGAGACGGAGGAGGAGCTGACGGAGCAGCAGTCGCCCCCCCCGGGGGAGAGGGGCCCCCCAGGCCCCTCCCTCGGCCCCCCCATcgccctggtgtccccagaggCTGGGGACCCcccggagcagccccaggaccccgagggctgccaggagccaggggacagcggggatgAGGCCGAGGCCCCTGGGGACCCCGACGTCACAGAGCTGGGGGTCACCTACAAGCAG gtgtACCCCGAGGCGCCGCTGCAGCTCTTCCCCGCGCCCCCCCTGGGggtcctggctctgccccacGCCGCCCTCGCCCGCACGCAATCGTCCCCGGCCAGCGTCAAACCCCCCCAGCCCGAGGGGCCCCCCAAGCACCTCTTCACCACAG GTGTGGTGTACGACACGTTCATGCTGAAGCACCAGTGCACCTGTGGGAACACCACCATCCACCCCGAGCACGCCGGCCGCATCCAGAGCATCTGGTCCCGGCTGCAGGAGACGGGGCTGCTGGGCAAGTGTGAG cGGATCCGGGGCAGGAAGGCGACGCTGGAGGAGATCCAGACGGTGCACTCGGAGCACCACGCGCTGCTCTACGGCACCAGCCCCCTGAACCGCCAGAAACTGGACAGCAAAAAGCTgctgg GTCCCATCACTCCGAAGACGTACGCGGTGCTGCCGTGCGGGGGCATCGGG GTGGACAGTGACACGGTGTGGAACGAGCTGCACTCGTCCAGCGCGGTGCGCACGGCCGTGGGCTGCCTGCTCGAGCTGGCCTTCAAGGTGGCCGCAGGGGAGGTCAAG AATGGCTTCGCCGTCATCCGCCCCCCAGGCCACCACGCCGAGGAGTCCACGGCCAT gggCTTTTGCTTCTTCAACTCCGTGGCCATCTCGGccaagctgctgcagcagcgGCTCAGCGTGGGCAGGATCCTCATCGTGGACTGG GACATCCACCACGGCAACGGGACCCAGCAGGCCTTCTACAGCGACCCGCACGTGCTCTACATCTCCCTGCACCGCTACGACGACGGCAACTTCTTCCCGGGCAGCGGGGCCCCCGAGGAG gtgggcagcgGGCTGGGCGTGGGCTACAACATCAACATCGCCTGGACCGGCGGCGTGGACCCCCCGATCGGGGACGTGGAGTACCTGACAGCCTTCAG GACGGTGGTGATGCCCATTGCCAAGGAGTTCTCCCCGGACCTGGTGCTGGTCTCCGCCGGCTTCGACGCCGTCGAGGGCCACCTGTCCCCTCTCGGTGGCTACTCCGTCACCGCCAAGT gttTCGGGCACCTGACCAAGCAGCTGATGATGCTGGCCGGGGGCCGGGTGGTGCTGGCGCTGGAGGGGGGACACGACCTGACGGCCATCTGCGACGCCTCCGAGGCCTGTGTCACCGCCCTGCTCGGCCTCGAG CTGGAGCCCCTGGACccggccctgctgcagcagaagccCAACGTGAACGCAGTGGCCACGCTGGAGAAGGTCATCGAGATCCAGA gccggCACTGGGGCTCTGTCCGGCGCTTTGCCGCCGCCGTGGGCCGGTCCCTGCTGGAGGCGCAGCGTGGGGACACCGAGGAGGCCGAGACGGTGACAGCCATGGCCCTGCTGTCCGTGGGGGCTGAGCACGGCAGGACGGAGCCACAGGCCAG gccAGCAGAGGAGCCCATGGAGGCTGAGCCCACGCTCTGA
- the HDAC5 gene encoding histone deacetylase 5 isoform X2, which yields MDPQSDTEGGSGREPPLELLPRVPLHAALPAPACPAGPEGPEGPGPEAGVDAGLAAAREQQLQRELVALKQQQQLQKQLLFAEFQKQHEHLTRQHQVQLQKHLKQQQEALAARRQQELEQQRQRERQELEQQRLEQLQSLRPKERGRDSAIASTEVKLKLQEFLLSKTKEPGPGPPNHSLPQHPKCWAHHTSLDQSSPPQTGSPGTPPSYKLPLLGTYDGRDDFPLRKTASEPNLKVRSRLKQKVAERRSSPLLRRRDGSVLSAFRKRHVEITVSSVCSSAPGSGPSSPNSSHGAHNGLAASVPNIHSELLPQPRALALDGAQLSLYTSPSLPNLSLGLQATVTVTSAHLPVSPKLSPQAEGERPGVPPGVSPLRPGAALTGKFLSTSSIPGCLLGVALDGGDAPAGSPSLLQHVLLLEQARQQSTLIAVPLHGQSPLVAAERAGAPRGGGSKLPRHRPLSRTQSSPLPQSPQALPHGPLQQHFLDKQQLQLAKLLPKGAELARQPPTHPEETEEELTEQQSPPPGERGPPGPSLGPPIALVSPEAGDPPEQPQDPEGCQEPGDSGDEAEAPGDPDVTELGVTYKQVYPEAPLQLFPAPPLGVLALPHAALARTQSSPASVKPPQPEGPPKHLFTTGVVYDTFMLKHQCTCGNTTIHPEHAGRIQSIWSRLQETGLLGKCERIRGRKATLEEIQTVHSEHHALLYGTSPLNRQKLDSKKLLGPITPKTYAVLPCGGIGVDSDTVWNELHSSSAVRTAVGCLLELAFKVAAGEVKNGFAVIRPPGHHAEESTAMGFCFFNSVAISAKLLQQRLSVGRILIVDWDIHHGNGTQQAFYSDPHVLYISLHRYDDGNFFPGSGAPEEVGSGLGVGYNINIAWTGGVDPPIGDVEYLTAFRTVVMPIAKEFSPDLVLVSAGFDAVEGHLSPLGGYSVTAKCFGHLTKQLMMLAGGRVVLALEGGHDLTAICDASEACVTALLGLELEPLDPALLQQKPNVNAVATLEKVIEIQSRHWGSVRRFAAAVGRSLLEAQRGDTEEAETVTAMALLSVGAEHGRTEPQARPAEEPMEAEPTL from the exons ATGGACCCCCAGAGCGACACAG AGGGGGGCTCCGGCCGTGAGCCCccgctggagctgctgccccgtgtccccctgcaCGCTGCCTTGCCCGCCCCAG CGTGTCCGGCAGGGCCGGAGGGGCCGGAGGGGCCGGGGCCCGAGGCGGGGGTGGACGCGGGGCTGGCGGCGGCgcgggagcagcagctgcagcggGAGCTGGTGgccctgaagcagcagcagcagctccagaagcagctgctctTCGCCGAGTTCCAGAAGCAGCACGAGCACCTCACCCGCCAGCACCAGGTCCAGCTCCAGAAGCACCTCAAG cagcagcaggaggccctggcagcccggcggcagcaggagctggagcagcagcggcagcgggagcggcaggagctggagcagcagcgcctggagcagctccagagcctgcGCCCCAAGGAGCGGGGCCGTGACA gtgCCATCGCCAGCACGGAGGTGAAGCTGAAgctccaggaattcctgctcAGCAAGACGAAGGAGCCGGGCCCTGGCCCCCCCAACCATTccctcccccagcaccccaaatgTTG GGCTCACCACACCTCGTTGGACCAGAGTTCCCCCCCCCAGACCGGCAGCCCGGGGACCCCCCCGTCCTACAAGCTCCCCCTCCTCGGCACCTACGACGGCCGGGACGATTTCCCGCTCCGCAAAACCG CGTCCGAGCCCAACCTGAAGGTGCGCTCGCGGCTGAAGCAGAAGGTGGCGGAGCGGAGGAGCAGCCCCCTCCTGCGGCGCCGCGACGGCTCCGTGCTCAGCGCTTTCCGCAAGCGCCACGTGGAGATCACCG TGTCATCGGTCTGCAGCAGCGCCCCCGGGTCGGGGCCCAGCTCCCCCAACAGCTCCCACGGTGCCCACAATGGCCTGGCCGCCTCTGTCCCCAACATCCACAGCGAG ctcctgccccagccccgcgcCCTGGCCCTGGACGgggcccagctcagcctctaCACGTCCCCATCGCTGCCCaacctgtccctggggctgcaggccaCTGTCACCGTCACCAGTGCCCACCTCCCC GTGTCCCCCAAGCTGTCGCCGCAGGCGGAGGGCGAGCGGCCGGGGGTGcccccgggggtgtccccgctgcgccccggggccgccctCACCGGGAAGTTCCTGAGCACCTCCTCGATCCCGGGCTGCCTGCTGGGGGTGGCCCTGGATGGGGGGGACGCCCCGGCCGGGTCCccgtccctgctgcagcacgtgctgctgctggagcaggcgCGGCAGCAGAGCACCCTCATTGCTG tgCCCCTGCACGGGCAGTCCCCGCTGGTGGCGGCGGAGCGGGCCGGGGCTCCCCGCGGCGGGGGCAGCAAGCTGCCGCGGCACCGGCCCCTGAGCCGCACGCAGTCCTCGCCGCTGCCGCAGAGCCCCCAGGCGCTGCCCCACGggcccctccagcagcacttcctggacaagcagcagctccagctggccAAG ctgctccccaagGGGGCGGAGCTGGCCCGGCAGCCCCCCACCCACCCCGAGGAGACGGAGGAGGAGCTGACGGAGCAGCAGTCGCCCCCCCCGGGGGAGAGGGGCCCCCCAGGCCCCTCCCTCGGCCCCCCCATcgccctggtgtccccagaggCTGGGGACCCcccggagcagccccaggaccccgagggctgccaggagccaggggacagcggggatgAGGCCGAGGCCCCTGGGGACCCCGACGTCACAGAGCTGGGGGTCACCTACAAGCAG gtgtACCCCGAGGCGCCGCTGCAGCTCTTCCCCGCGCCCCCCCTGGGggtcctggctctgccccacGCCGCCCTCGCCCGCACGCAATCGTCCCCGGCCAGCGTCAAACCCCCCCAGCCCGAGGGGCCCCCCAAGCACCTCTTCACCACAG GTGTGGTGTACGACACGTTCATGCTGAAGCACCAGTGCACCTGTGGGAACACCACCATCCACCCCGAGCACGCCGGCCGCATCCAGAGCATCTGGTCCCGGCTGCAGGAGACGGGGCTGCTGGGCAAGTGTGAG cGGATCCGGGGCAGGAAGGCGACGCTGGAGGAGATCCAGACGGTGCACTCGGAGCACCACGCGCTGCTCTACGGCACCAGCCCCCTGAACCGCCAGAAACTGGACAGCAAAAAGCTgctgg GTCCCATCACTCCGAAGACGTACGCGGTGCTGCCGTGCGGGGGCATCGGG GTGGACAGTGACACGGTGTGGAACGAGCTGCACTCGTCCAGCGCGGTGCGCACGGCCGTGGGCTGCCTGCTCGAGCTGGCCTTCAAGGTGGCCGCAGGGGAGGTCAAG AATGGCTTCGCCGTCATCCGCCCCCCAGGCCACCACGCCGAGGAGTCCACGGCCAT gggCTTTTGCTTCTTCAACTCCGTGGCCATCTCGGccaagctgctgcagcagcgGCTCAGCGTGGGCAGGATCCTCATCGTGGACTGG GACATCCACCACGGCAACGGGACCCAGCAGGCCTTCTACAGCGACCCGCACGTGCTCTACATCTCCCTGCACCGCTACGACGACGGCAACTTCTTCCCGGGCAGCGGGGCCCCCGAGGAG gtgggcagcgGGCTGGGCGTGGGCTACAACATCAACATCGCCTGGACCGGCGGCGTGGACCCCCCGATCGGGGACGTGGAGTACCTGACAGCCTTCAG GACGGTGGTGATGCCCATTGCCAAGGAGTTCTCCCCGGACCTGGTGCTGGTCTCCGCCGGCTTCGACGCCGTCGAGGGCCACCTGTCCCCTCTCGGTGGCTACTCCGTCACCGCCAAGT gttTCGGGCACCTGACCAAGCAGCTGATGATGCTGGCCGGGGGCCGGGTGGTGCTGGCGCTGGAGGGGGGACACGACCTGACGGCCATCTGCGACGCCTCCGAGGCCTGTGTCACCGCCCTGCTCGGCCTCGAG CTGGAGCCCCTGGACccggccctgctgcagcagaagccCAACGTGAACGCAGTGGCCACGCTGGAGAAGGTCATCGAGATCCAGA gccggCACTGGGGCTCTGTCCGGCGCTTTGCCGCCGCCGTGGGCCGGTCCCTGCTGGAGGCGCAGCGTGGGGACACCGAGGAGGCCGAGACGGTGACAGCCATGGCCCTGCTGTCCGTGGGGGCTGAGCACGGCAGGACGGAGCCACAGGCCAG gccAGCAGAGGAGCCCATGGAGGCTGAGCCCACGCTCTGA